The nucleotide sequence CCCGAAAAATTTGTGGAACACCGAATGGCCCTCCTGTTACATCACCTAGAATCAAGCTCAAAGATGGAAGGCATCTCGCATATTTAGAAAGTGGTGTTCCTAAGGGAAAAGGCCAAGTATcaaattgtttttcattcatgGCCTGGATTGCACCAAATCTAATGTGTTTCCTTTCTCCCTGGTAATGTTGAGTTTATCTATGTCTTTTTACTTTCTAGTTGAGTCTTactttttttatcttctaaacTTAACAGTTGTGCAGGAAGTGCTCGAAGAGTTAGGGGTACATGTGCTGTCTTTTGACAGACCTGGGTATGGAGAGAGTGATCCAAACTTACATCAAACAGTGAAAAGTATAGCTTTAGATGTTGAAGAACTTGCTGATCAGTTGAAGCTTGGACCGAAGTTCCATGTTATTGGATTTTCTCTTGGAGGACAGTTAGTTTGGAGCTGTTTGAAGTACATCCCTCATCGGTATGACTCATATGCTTTCTCTCCTGTCCTAAAAAAGACCACCATTCTTTCACGGCATTGCAGTGTATTCTTTCTTCACTTGCATCACTGTGAAATATTTCATTAACATGAGAGAGCTTTATATTTTGTCATAAACAAACCATTTTGAGCCACTTCTTTCAGGTGGTAGGCACATACATTAGAAGACTATTGAATATATTTAGTAAAAAGCTTATTGCCTTTCAGCATATGATTTCTTATTCACTTGCAGGCTTGCAGGAGCGGCTATTGTTGCTCCAATTGCCAGTACTGGTGGCATAATTTACCTGCTAATTTTATCTAAAAGAAACTTTTGCTCAACAACCTCCACGAGATCAGTGGGCGATTAGAGTTGCTCATTATGCCCCTTGGTTAACATTTTGGTGGAACACCCAAAAGTGGTTCCCTGCATCAAGTGTTTTAGCTCATCGGTCCGACCATCTTGATGCAAAAGACAAAGAGATATTGTTGTCGGTTGGAAATCGCTATTCGGTATGGCATTGTTCTGTCATTTTCATTCCTAACTATGagtatatatcaaatttataagTGAAATCTAAAATCATATTTTGCTGTTTGTTTGGTATTTCTCAGGAGCAAGTGAGACAACAAGGAGACTTCGTTTCGGTCCATCAGGACCTGATCATAAGCTATCAGAAGTGGGAGTTTGATCCCATGGATCTAAAAAACCCTTTTCCAGCCAATGAAGGTTCTGTGCATTTGTGGCATGGTGCACGCGATATAATAGCTCCGGTCTCATTGACGCGGTATTTTTGCCCGAACAACTCCCATGGATTCACTATCATGAGTTACCTGATGCTGGCCATTTTGTTCCCACTGGCTGATGACATGAGTGATGCTATCTTAAAGGCACTTCTTGCTTAGAGCTCAGTAGCTCTGATCCTGTTGTATctgagttttctttttttggactAGTATTTGTGTGTATGTTCAGTTTTTCAGTTTCCTTGACTTGATCTTATACTTAAAACTTTCATAGCCACCAATCAGATTTTGCAGTGATGTAATTCAAGCATTTTCAACCTGATTTTGCCTGTCCGTTTGAATTAACAAGATTGAGATTGTGATGGATGGATGTCGTGATTTATTTATTCGTATCTGTTAATCAgcctgatttttttaaatttgtgaaatttttcTGTACCTGTTTATTCAAGTAAACTAAGCAGctttgggtttggtttagttaccCAAAATACATGTTTCTCTACATCCAAAACCATCACATTAATTcataaaatgtataaaaattagATGATCCTCTAGTAAATCTAAAGGTATTGtataaaaattgaattgaaaGAATACATTAATCAATAGGACAATCATGAAAATGAGAACATAGAAATAGCAGCAAGCAGCTAATATTTCATTCGAACTGAGTTGAAGACAAGGATTTATAACATCTCCTTCGGCTACTAATGCCTAATGGTGGGCCTGCTTCATGTAAATTGATCAGTCCCTGATACATGcctgaaaagagaagaaaatttaCATGTAAATTTCAACAACCAACCAGCAGAATAACATGAACACCAGAAGCACACACGGACCTGTTCAGTTATTCCAGTAAGTGGTGAAAGATTACTTGTGCAAGACAATCTTCTGCAGGAAAGCAAAAGGAACAGCAATTGTATATGCCTCCACTGGTGTAACACACAAGACATTCTTACAATTTAACAGTGTGCCTTGGTTGCCATTTCTTCTTACAGTTGATCTagaaaaaaccctaataatagGATAGGTAAATCTGGTCTTCTAGATAGTGGAATTTGGACTGTGCAGTGCCCTAATTATTCTAACACAGTTCACTCTCCAAAGCAAACTGAAGAAAGTAATCAAAATGCTTTTGATTTCTAACACAGATAATGAAACATAAGCTTTCCTGACAATGTGGGTGAAATAGCAATGTATTCACTCATACCTAAAAATAAAACCGATTCAACACATTGTTTCCAATTCAACACAAGGTAGTACAAATAGAAAGATACATGtgtatgtaaaaataaataaataaataaacaaacatataagcCACATGCACTTTATGCagcttaaataataaaattaccgTCAGTAGTTtcagttattaaaaaaagtagttattaaaaaaagtaatcaaAATGCTTTTGATTTCTACCGCAGATAATGAAACATAAGCTTAACTGACAATGTAGGTGAAATGGTGGTGTATTCATTCTTATACCTACAAAAAATGTGTGGATGTGAACTGAAACAGGACAGTGTTTCTAATTCACTACGAGATAGTACAAAGAGAAAGATACATGTGTATAACAAAAAATGAGCCACGTGCACTTTATGCagcttaaattataaaattactgtCACTAGTTTCAGTTATCAACAATACCTGTCGTATCTGTCAAATAACTGGTGGAgctacaaaacaaaaattattattcagcTCAACAAGATGATCGGTTCATGTGAGAACAATCAATGGAAGAGAGCTGCAATCCTTGCCTTCTGATGTGCTCTTTTCTGATATTAACTCAAATTACAAAATCAGTTGCCAAGAACAACATTTTCTAAGTAACTAATAGCATGATCCTTGTGTTCTTCACCAAATCGTTTGAACAACACTGACTGAGCACAAGAATCAGGTTGAACGCCTTTCTCATGCATCTCACCATATAATCTAAGAGCTTCATTCCAATCTCCCCTATTGCAATGCTCATTAATAAGCAAAgtgtatgtatatttattaggAGACAAACCTCTCTTCTGCATCTCAATAAAATACTCATAAGCCAATTCAAGGTCCTTTCCACAGAACCCATTTATAAGTGCATTGTATGTAATTTCATTAGGCAGCACATCACTCTCCCGCATTTCTGAGAAGAAAGTGAATGCTGATTCAAGATCTCCCCTATTAGCATAAGCATGAATCAAAATTGTGTAGGTGATGACTGATGGGGATAGACCACTACTGATCATGTTATCATACATGGCCCACGCTTTACTCAGATACCCTTTCTGACAAAGAGCATGAATTATGCAGGAACAAGTGACACAATCTGGTGGAACCCCATCTTTAACCATCTTCAGCAACAAGTTATAAGCCTCGTCAATATTACCCATCTTGCATAGCCCATCAATTTGAACATTATAACTCACTGTATCTGGAGTAATGCCTCTTGCAATCATTTCTTCTCCTAGTTTGAAAGCTTCAGAGGCTGACCCAAGCTGCAATTCACCAACTATCCTTGTCGTGTATGCAAATCCATCAGGTTGCAAGCCTATCCATAGCATCTCATTGAAGAATTCCTTAGCCATAGCGAGCTTTCCCATCTTACAAGAACCATTCACGAGAATTGTATAGGTGAAAACATCAGGCTGGAACCCTGATTCAACCATATGGTCTTTGACCTCCTTCCCCTCTTCGAGCTCACCTGTTCTACAAAGACCATCTATAAGAGTATTATAAGTGATCAAAGTGGGGGCAAGGCCCTGAACCCTCAAATCATCAACCAATAAGAAGGCCTCCCTGAGATCACCCACACGACAATATCCATATATCAAAGAATTGTACGTAACAATGTCTGGCACCAAATTCATCTCACCCATCTCACAAAACTTCTCCCTAGCCAGTGTTACCCATCCCTTCTTACAAAGGCCATCAATCAAAATATTGTAAGTGGTAACGGTGGGAGAAATCCCTCTCCTCACCATCTCATCTCTAAAATGCAATGCCTCATGCATCCAACCTTTAGAACAATACCCATAAATCAAAGGGTTGTAGGTGAAGGCAGTTACCTGCAAACCGGAAGTCCACATCTTTGAAACCCACCTCTTAGCCTCCTCAAACTCCCCCATTTTGGAGTAACCATTGATCAGAACGTTGTAAGTGACATCATTGAAAGAGAAACCCTTGTTAAGCATCTTCCCCAAGAGTTCCAAAGCATCTTGAGCATTGTCCTCCTTGAAAAACGAATCAAGCATGGTATTATAAGTAACAACAGTGGGCAAGATCCCAACATTTCTCATCTCCTCGAAGACGTCTCTCACCTGCACCCACTGCCGCTTATCTCTCAAAAGCCTCAACACCCTGTTGCAGTTCTTAACATCCGGGAAGAACCCACTGCGCACCATCCTGTAAAAAGTGGAAAGCGAGCGCTCTGCCATCGAGTGCCGGGTATAAACCCATAAAAGAAGATCAAGAAGCTTGATCGTCGCAGCGGAGTTCGCATACCCTTGGATCAAAAGATCAAGAATTCCATGCAAGCCCAATGCCAGAACTCTCTCCATCACAGCGTACGCCGCGCGGGTGAGATCGCTGTCGGCGAGAATCTCAAGAACGCCAACGAAGGCCATCTCGCAGCGGGGGAACCCCGGCTGAAGCTCAGCCCAGCGGAAGAAGCGAAGGGCGAGCCTGGGGCGCTTACGGATGGAGTCGAGTGCGGAGAGGAAGAGGGCGGTATTAGAGATTAAGGGCTTGAGGCGATCAGGAGGACGGAAGGCAGGGGTAAAAGCGGAAGGATAGGCGTCAATGGTGccaaggattagggtttcgaaaTGGGGTTTCTCGGTGAGGAGATTGGAGAACCGTAGCTTGATGAATGTAGAAGAGGAGGATGACGAAGACGATAATGCTCGGGCTTTAGAGGCGGCGGAGAAGAGGAGCATGGGCATCTCCTCGCCGCCATTAGTGGCTTCCAAGGAGTAGAAGAAGACACGAGGACATGGCTGAATGGCCAGGTGCTGGAAGAGGTTTAACCATTGTATCCACCGGACAACCCCACAAGGGTTTCTACTTTGAGCCCATTATTACTTCATTATCAATCGCCACCTGTACCTCAATATCTGTGTCTATTTAGTTgtaatttttagtttaatattaaGCAAAAACAAATGAGTTAAACTCCATTTACATCATTCTTATTGAGAACTGATAAAAAGCGCAGAGtttgataaaaaagaacataagcATATTTCTGTGAAGACTGTGATTACACTCTAAAAATGCAGAGAAGGGAACTCAAGTTAAACAGAGTGAACTTCTTTTCAAGCTCTTGGAAAACGGGAACGGCCTTTCTTTCTTAAAAACTCTGGGATTTCCACAAGGTTTCCTTCAGTGATGGAAGAGGATTGGCGCCTGTTCATTCCCAGACCATCTCCATGACCTCCTGATTGAGTTCCCTAAtttcattttgtaaaaaaaatatccatattAGAACAGGAATGATGTACAGTGACACATTAAATTGAATCTACAGGTGTGTACCTGCAAAGAGCCGCCTTCAGTTTCTTCTTGCCGTTTGAATCCAGTTGCAATTAGAGTTATACTCACCTGAACAAAGTAAAACAGTATCATCTTATGATTTGTGGGCAATGTGATTGCCAACGCAGAGCAATGGACattgaaatgttgttttattttattcttttcatctGCTTACTTGACCGGTTAGTGACTGATCGATCACTGCACCAAATATTAGGTTTGCACTTGGATCGACAAGGTCATAAatcacttcagcagcagcattGACCTGATTAATAAGTAATCCAGACATCattagtaatttgatttgatgataGATTGTCCATGAACAGAGAATTTAGCATGCATCTTACCTCATGTAGTGTTAAATCATTTCCTCCGGTTATGTTCCACACAATCCCGGTAGCTCTTTCAATGCCAATATCTAATAAGGGAGACTGAATAGCATTTAGTGCAGCATCTCTTGCCCTTGACTTACCTGCAAAAGAATGTGAAAAGGCTCACACTGGGCTAGATCTAACGACATTGATACAAATCAAGGTGTTGGAACTGCTTATATGGAAGCATGGAGTATGAAAGAAGTTTCCACCATTGGGATGAATAAATATACAATTGATTTCATATTAAAATCTTGTCTGGATAATATTTCTCTTCATAGTTTTTCACATATTCTTGTTATAGAAATTACAGATATACTCTTAGTTATAAAAGGAACTAAGTGTATTGTGTTTGGATTAATAACAAGGAGCACAATCTTCAGCTTGTTGATTGCATAAAGTAGAAGTACCAAAGGTGGAAATGAGGATACAAAGAGAATGAGTTGAACATAGCACAACAAAAGTATCCGGCTATATCAGAAAACTTTTGGATTtagttgttaaaaaataaaattggtttCTCAATATTACCTGTAGCAGTTCCTATACCCATTAATGATGAGCCAGCATTAGCCATAATTGCCCGAACATCAGCAAAGTCAACATTGACTAGACCTGGGACCTGAAACGATCAACAGAATATGCACAAATAAGACaccattatattttaaattgggATAGTTTTGATAGTTTTGCTGATCATACAAAGCAAACAATCCAGGTATGCATTTGATACATCATACACAGTTCCGCTGCCAATTTAAGCACTATttgaataaatcacaataaaaaatgaCCAGAGGATGCATTTTAAATTGGGATAGTTTTGATAGTTTTGCCGGTCATAAAAAGCAAACAATCCAGATATGCATTTGATACATCATACACAGTTCCGCTGCCAATTTAAGCACTATttgaataaatcacaataaaaaatgaCCAGAGGTGCACTTTAAGAAGAAGGCTTGTTGTTAATTGATCCCAACTGCAGTCATGCTCATGTTCAGTTGCTTGAGCACAACCTGTTAATTCTCAAGACAAACAGCTTATGCCaaccaaaaaatttcaaactagaTTCTAGTGGAGGCAagtatgtaaatataaattccCCGAGTTACTGATGCCTTCAACTCTACTATTTCAATAAAGCAAAAAATGTATATGATTTTGTATGCATCTAATACCAGGATTATGTCTGAGATGCCACGAACACCTTGCTCAAGTATATCATCAGCCAAGTTAAATGCTTCTGTCACAGGAGTATTGGGAGAAACAGCAGTTAGCAGCTTATCATTTTGGAATGACAATAAGTGTATCAACATTGCTTCTCAATGCTGCAATTCCTTCTTGTGCCTGAACCGCACGCCTCCGTCCTTCAAATGAAAAATGGAGTGGTAACAATACCAACAGTCAAGATGCCCATTGACTTAGCAATCCCTGCAATAATAGGAGCACCACCAGTTCCAGTCCCTCCTCCCATTCCAGCCTGCATTAATTACAAGACACTTTCATGATAAAACACtaagaacaaaattaaaatcaccGCACAATAAGTTAAAAGCCAACCATAGTTCGTTAGATCTGTATTCTTTAAATAACAGGAAATTACATAGAATTGCTAGAGTCATAAAGGAAAACAATATCATGAAGGATTTACAAACAtttttactaattttaaaaaaataatcttaactAAGATTATCCGATACAGGTGCAACTAAGTAGATGTTCCCAGATGAGACATCATCCATCAGTTTCAAGATGAGAGAATGTACACAGAGCACATGTACACAGAGCACATGCACACAGAAACcaaaatcaattataataaCCCTTCAATTGCAGAAAGTGAGGACTTTTAAAAAAGACCAAGTTCTTAACTGAAGTATAGTGAAAGGAAAGACATCTTGAGGCAGTAAAATGATCAATTTGAATCTAGATACAAGTGGATGAGAATTAAAACAGAATTTACCGTCACAAAGACCATGTCAGCGCCAGACACAGCCTCTTGTATAGACTCTTTGCTTTCATTGGCAGCATTCATACCAATATCAGGATTCCCACCAGCACCAAGACCTCTTGTTAACTCCTGGCCAATCTGCAAGCGGTTCTCTGGATAAACAGGCGACATCCTCATTGCTTGAACATCAGTATTCACAATCCAAAATTCCACACCTTTCATGGAGCTTTCTATCATTCTGTTGACAGCGTTGGATCCTCCACCACCAACACCAATAACTTTTATCTTGGCCTCATTGTAGTTATTTGGAAGAGATGAGTCCCTTAAATTTTCAGTCACATTGCCAGTAAGCGCTTCTTTCCTTGGATCAATCACAGTGTTATTACCCTCTCCTCTCAGCGCTGAGACTTCAGGATGCAGATACAAGAAAGGATCCCTATTGGAGTATGAGCCAATATTATGAGAGTTCGCCGAACATCTAAAACGCGGAGAGCATGAAACACTTCTCTGCCATAAACCTGAAAGAGTGCTCCTCTCATCAATTGCTCTCAGTGAAGTATTTCTGCTTGTCCAGTTCTCAGCCAGAACTCTCCCACCTGGAATGGCTGAGACTCCAACTGAGCATCGACAATCAAACTGCATAAAACACGGGACTTGAACTGCCATCTTCAATCCTGAAACCGAACCCAAGCAACTGACCAAATTTGGAGTATTAAGAAGAGCCTCAAGAACTTCAGCAACTAGAGTTTCAAAATTGCATTGACCTACTGGTTTTAACCACACTCTAAATCCACAAGGAACCCTGCCTTCCCAAAACCTGTTTAACCATGAGATATTTAGCAGTAGGACCAAGATATGCATATCTACATATATGTCTTTGCTGATATGAACACACATATCAAACAATAACTAATTGT is from Dioscorea cayenensis subsp. rotundata cultivar TDr96_F1 unplaced genomic scaffold, TDr96_F1_v2_PseudoChromosome.rev07_lg8_w22 25.fasta BLBR01001787.1, whole genome shotgun sequence and encodes:
- the LOC120256990 gene encoding pentatricopeptide repeat-containing protein At1g22960, mitochondrial-like isoform X1; its protein translation is MPMLLFSAASKARALSSSSSSSSTFIKLRFSNLLTEKPHFETLILGTIDAYPSAFTPAFRPPDRLKPLISNTALFLSALDSIRKRPRLALRFFRWAELQPGFPRCEMAFVGVLEILADSDLTRAAYAVMERVLALGLHGILDLLIQGYANSAATIKLLDLLLWVYTRHSMAERSLSTFYRMVRSGFFPDVKNCNRVLRLLRDKRQWVQVRDVFEEMRNVGILPTVVTYNTMLDSFFKEDNAQDALELLGKMLNKGFSFNDVTYNVLINGYSKMGEFEEAKRWVSKMWTSGLQVTAFTYNPLIYGYCSKGWMHEALHFRDEMVRRGISPTVTTYNILIDGLCKKGWVTLAREKFCEMGEMNLVPDIVTYNSLIYGYCRVGDLREAFLLVDDLRVQGLAPTLITYNTLIDGLCRTGELEEGKEVKDHMVESGFQPDVFTYTILVNGSCKMGKLAMAKEFFNEMLWIGLQPDGFAYTTRIVGELQLGSASEAFKLGEEMIARGITPDTVSYNVQIDGLCKMGNIDEAYNLLLKMVKDGVPPDCVTCSCIIHALCQKGYLSKAWAMYDNMISSGLSPSVITYTILIHAYANRGDLESAFTFFSEMRESDVLPNEITYNALINGFCGKDLELAYEYFIEMQKRGLSPNKYTYTLLINEHCNRGDWNEALRLYGEMHEKGVQPDSCAQSVLFKRFGEEHKDHAISYLENVVLGN
- the LOC120256990 gene encoding pentatricopeptide repeat-containing protein At1g22960, mitochondrial-like isoform X2 — encoded protein: MPMLLFSAASKARALSSSSSSSSTFIKLRFSNLLTEKPHFETLILGTIDAYPSAFTPAFRPPDRLKPLISNTALFLSALDSIRKRPRLALRFFRWAELQPGFPRCEMAFVGVLEILADSDLTRAAYAVMERVLALGLHGILDLLIQGYANSAATIKLLDLLLWVYTRHSMAERSLSTFYRMVRSGFFPDVKNCNRVLRLLRDKRQWVQEDNAQDALELLGKMLNKGFSFNDVTYNVLINGYSKMGEFEEAKRWVSKMWTSGLQVTAFTYNPLIYGYCSKGWMHEALHFRDEMVRRGISPTVTTYNILIDGLCKKGWVTLAREKFCEMGEMNLVPDIVTYNSLIYGYCRVGDLREAFLLVDDLRVQGLAPTLITYNTLIDGLCRTGELEEGKEVKDHMVESGFQPDVFTYTILVNGSCKMGKLAMAKEFFNEMLWIGLQPDGFAYTTRIVGELQLGSASEAFKLGEEMIARGITPDTVSYNVQIDGLCKMGNIDEAYNLLLKMVKDGVPPDCVTCSCIIHALCQKGYLSKAWAMYDNMISSGLSPSVITYTILIHAYANRGDLESAFTFFSEMRESDVLPNEITYNALINGFCGKDLELAYEYFIEMQKRGLSPNKYTYTLLINEHCNRGDWNEALRLYGEMHEKGVQPDSCAQSVLFKRFGEEHKDHAISYLENVVLGN
- the LOC120256993 gene encoding LOW QUALITY PROTEIN: cell division protein FtsZ homolog 2-1, chloroplastic-like (The sequence of the model RefSeq protein was modified relative to this genomic sequence to represent the inferred CDS: deleted 2 bases in 2 codons); the encoded protein is MAVQVPCFMQFDCRCSVGVSAIPGGRVLAENWTSRNTSLRAIDERSTLSGLWQRSVSCSPRFRCSANSHNIGSYSNRDPFLYLHPEVSALRGEGNNTVIDPRKEALTGNVTENLRDSSLPNNYNEAKIKVIGVGGGGSNAVNRMIESSMKGVEFWIVNTDVQAMRMSPVYPENRLQIGQELTRGLGAGGNPDIGMNAANESKESIQEAVSGADMVFVTAGMGGGTGTGGAPIIAGIAKSMGILTVGIVTTPFSFEGRRRAVQAQEGIAALRSNVDTLIVIPNDKLLTAVSPNTPVTEAFNLADDILEQGVRGISDIILVPGLVNVDFADVRAIMANAGSSLMGIGTATGKSRARDAALNAIQSPLLDIGIERATGIVWNITGGNDLTLHEVNAAAEVIYDLVDPSANLIFGAVIDQSLTGQVSITLIATGFKRQEETEGGSLQGTQSGGHGDGLGMNRRQSSSITEGNLVEIPEFLRKKGRSRFPRA